Part of the Hyalangium ruber genome, GCTGGCGCGCAACGCCACCTTCCCCGAGCCCTTCTTCAGCACGCTGGCGGGCTTCGTGGATCCTGGCGAGTCGCTGGAGGAGTGCGTGGTGCGCGAGGTGCGCGAGGAGGTCGGCGTGGAGTTGAAGGACCTGCGCTACTTCGGCAGCCAGCCGTGGCCCTTCGGGCGCTCGCTCATGGTGGGCTTCACCGCCGAGTACGCGGGCGGCGAGGTGCGCGTGGATGGCAAAGAGATCGCCGAGGCCTTGTGGTTCACCGCCGACAACCTGCCGCGCATCCCTCCCCGATTGAGCATTGCCCGCCACCTCATCGATTCGTTCATCGAGCGGGTGAAGGGGAGCTCCGGCTCCTCGGGGCCATGAGCGCACTCGGAGAGCAGGAGGGTGGTGGAGCGCTCGCCCGGTGGACGTGGGACGCCTCGGAGCCCCTGGGGTGTTGGGCGGGATTGGACCCCGCTCTTGCGCCCTCGCACCCGCGCGATTAAAGCGCCCCGCTCACTGCCATGCCCGCCGCGCGTCCCCACATCGAGCCCCACCGCCATCCCACCGCTGACTCCGTGGTGGTGAAGGAGATCTACCTCTCCGTCCAGGGAGAGTCCTCTCACGCCGGGCTGCTGTGCTCCTTCGTGCGGCTCACCGGCTGCCACCTGCGCTGCACCTACTGCGACAGCGAGTTCGCCTTCCGGGGCGGCAACCGCATGAAGAACGCGGAGGTGGTGGCCCAGGTGAAGGCCCTGCGCTCCCCGCTGGTCGAGGTGACGGGCGGCGAGCCCCTGCTCCAGCCCGGCGTGTACCCGCTCATGGAGGCCCTGCTCGCGGAGGGGCTCACCGTGCTGCTCGAGACGAGCGGCGCCATCGACGTGCGGCTCGTGCCTCCCGAGGTCCACAAAATCGTCGACGTGAAGACGCCCTCCTCGGGCGAGAGCGACCGCAACGACTACCGCAACTTCCTCTCGATGAACGCGCGTGACGAGCTGAAGTTCGTCATCGGCAGCCGCGAGGACTACGAGTGGAGCAAGGCGCTCATCGCCGAGCACCGGCTGCTGGAGAAGCCCTACGGGACGCTGTTCTCCACCGTGTTCGACAAGCTCCACCCGCGCGAGCTGGCCGAGTGGGTAATCGAGGACCGGCTGCCGGTGCGCTTCCAGCTCCAGATGCACAAGTACATGTGGGACCCCGCCGCGCGCGGCGTGTGAGCGGCGCTCAGTCCACCGTGCCGGAGTACCAGCTGTAGAGGAAGACTCCGAGCCACAGCAGCACCATCAGCAGGTTCGTCCCCGCCAGCCACCGCGCCACCTTCGCCTGCCGCATGCCGCGCAGAGGGCCCTCGCCCCGGCGGATGCGGTCCAGCTCGCGCGTGGGCAGCCACAGGCCCAGCGCCGCCACCACGAGGCTGAACACCG contains:
- a CDS encoding radical SAM protein translates to MPAARPHIEPHRHPTADSVVVKEIYLSVQGESSHAGLLCSFVRLTGCHLRCTYCDSEFAFRGGNRMKNAEVVAQVKALRSPLVEVTGGEPLLQPGVYPLMEALLAEGLTVLLETSGAIDVRLVPPEVHKIVDVKTPSSGESDRNDYRNFLSMNARDELKFVIGSREDYEWSKALIAEHRLLEKPYGTLFSTVFDKLHPRELAEWVIEDRLPVRFQLQMHKYMWDPAARGV